The proteins below are encoded in one region of Sulfurospirillum tamanense:
- the galU gene encoding UTP--glucose-1-phosphate uridylyltransferase GalU, with amino-acid sequence MIQKCLFPAAGYGTRFLPATKALPKEMLPILTKPLIHFGVEEALEAGMDTMAFITGRGKRALEDYFDISYELEHQIKGTSKEHLLNETRDLMSRCTFAYARQNEMKGLGDAILKGRPLIGDEAFGVVLADDLCINEGGEGVMSQMVRMYEKYRCCIVAVMEVPEEETDKYGIIEGNVIEKNLLMVSNMVEKPALGTAPSNLAIIGRYILTPDIFDIIEETNPGKNGEVQITDALLTQAKKGMVLAYKFQGRRFDCGSIDGYVEATNYAYSLTQKNN; translated from the coding sequence ATGATTCAAAAATGCCTTTTTCCTGCTGCAGGTTACGGCACACGGTTTTTGCCTGCTACCAAAGCGCTACCCAAAGAAATGCTCCCTATTCTCACCAAGCCCCTTATCCATTTTGGCGTCGAAGAGGCACTGGAAGCGGGCATGGACACCATGGCGTTCATCACAGGGCGCGGCAAGCGAGCGCTGGAGGATTATTTTGACATCAGTTACGAACTCGAACATCAAATCAAAGGCACCAGCAAAGAGCACTTGCTCAATGAAACCCGCGACCTCATGAGCCGTTGCACTTTTGCCTACGCCCGCCAAAACGAGATGAAGGGCTTGGGAGACGCCATCTTAAAAGGCCGTCCGCTCATCGGCGATGAAGCCTTTGGCGTGGTCTTGGCTGATGACTTGTGTATCAACGAAGGGGGTGAGGGCGTCATGTCTCAAATGGTGCGCATGTATGAAAAATACCGCTGTTGCATCGTTGCGGTGATGGAAGTGCCCGAAGAAGAGACCGACAAATACGGCATCATCGAAGGCAATGTCATTGAAAAAAATCTACTGATGGTTTCCAACATGGTCGAAAAACCCGCCCTTGGCACAGCACCTTCCAACCTTGCCATCATTGGCCGCTACATCCTCACGCCCGATATTTTTGACATCATCGAAGAGACAAATCCAGGGAAAAATGGAGAAGTGCAAATCACTGACGCGCTTCTTACCCAAGCCAAAAAAGGCATGGTTTTGGCGTACAAATTTCAAGGCAGGCGGTTTGATTGCGGGAGTATTGATGGGTATGTCGAAGCCACCAACTACGCCTACAGCCTCACCCAAAAAAACAACTAA